From the Deltaproteobacteria bacterium HGW-Deltaproteobacteria-18 genome, the window GCGGAGGCTTTGTCGAATATGAGCTCCCCGCCTTTGAAAACAACATTCCCCACCGCAAACTGAGCTACGTCACCCCGGTGGAAGACTGGAACTGGTATATCGGAGCCGGGGTCGACATCGATGCCATCGAAGAGGAGATCAAGCGCAGGCACGAGCGGCTCTGGGACAACACGTACAAGCACGCCGCAGCCATGCTCGCCGTGCTTGGCCTGGTGCTCCTGCTCCAGTACCTGATCGCCAGGCGGGCCGTGGCCCGCCTTCGCAGCGGCCTGTCCATGTTCATGACCTTTTTCAAACGGGCCCAGGAAATCGGGGAAGTGCTTGTCCCCGAATCCCAGCCCTATGCCGAAATGGAAGAACTGGCCCGATCGGCCAATGCCATGATCAAGGGCCGGATCCACGCCGAAGCGGCCCTACTCGCCAGCGAGGCCCGTTACAGGCGTCTGGTGAACAATGCCACGGACTCCATTTTTCTGGCCGACCAGAGCGGCCGGATAGTCGACGCCAACGAGCAGGCCTGCCGGCAACTCGGCTACACGCACGAAGAGCTCACGACCATGCACATCTGCGACGTGGACGTGGACGCGGCCGCCACTCCCGACGCCTTTTCAAGCCTCCAAACCGCACTGGCCGACGCAAACTCCGTGGTCATCCCGGGAATGCACCGCAGAAAGGACGGCTCCTCTTTTCCCGTGGAAATAAGGGTGGCGGCCTTCAACGAACACGGTCAGTCCTTCATGCTCGGCATCGCCCGCGACATCACGGAGCGGATCAGGGCCCAGGAAAGCCTGCGGCAGTCCGAGGCAAAATTCGTGCACCTCTTTCAGTCATCTCCGGACGCGATCCTTCTCGTCCATCTGGGAAGCGAACAGATCAAGGAAGTCAACGAGGCCTGTGTTCACGTCTTCGGCCACTCCAAAAAGGAGCTGCTCGGACGGACCACCCGGGACGTGGACATGTTCAGCGAACAGCGCGATCGCGACTCGATCCTGGTCGGACTGCGCAAGGGACAGGGGGTCAAGAATCTTGAGGTGACCATGCGGCACAAGGACGGGATGAAGCTGAACTGCCTCATGTCGAGCCAGGTATTGAACATCGAGGGAGAAGCGTACGCGCTGAGCGTATACCACGACGTGACCGAACAGAAAAAAATCCAGGAGATGATGATCCAGAGCGAGAAGATGATATCCGTGGGCGGCATTGCGGCGGGAATCGCCCACGAGATCAACAATCCGCTCGGCATCGTGCTGCAGGCTTCGCAGAACCTGGCTACCAGAACCAGGGCGGATTTTCCGAAAAACATGGAGGTCGCCCAAAAGCTGGGCCTCGATCTGGAACTGCTCGACCTCTACATGAAGGAGCGCAAGCTCGACATTTTCATCGAAGACATTCGCGAGGCGGGCAGACGCGCCGCCTTCATAGTACGCAACATGCTCGACTTCAGCCGCCGAAGCGAGAGCGAGCGCGGACTTTGCAGCATGCGCGATGTCGCGACGAAGGCCCTGAGCCTGGCGGGCAGCGACTATGACCTGAAGAAGAACTACGACTTCAAGAGAATCAGGATCGAAATCATCGAGGAGACCGAAATCCCGCTTGTCTTTTGCAGCGAAACGGAGATCGAGCAGGTCTTCCTGAACCTCCTGCGCAACGCGGCCCAGGCCATCGCAGGCGCGTCGGAGAAAATCCCCGATCCGCACATCGTCATGCGCATGTCCACCAAGGATGACTGGGTGCGCATCGAGATAGACGACAACGGCCCAGGAATCCCGCCGGAAGTCCTGCGGCGCATCTTCGAGCCCTTCTTCACCACCAAGAAACCGGGGGAAGGCACGGGGCTTGGGCTGTCGGTAAGCTACTTCATCATCACCAGCGGGCACGGAGGCAGAATTTACGCCGGGTCCAACGACGAGGGTGGATCCCGCTTCACCATCGAACTGCCGGTGACTCCCGGGGCAGCAGCGCGAGAGCGGGAATAGCAGATCGCCATTTATGAACGGCCTGTGAATCTCTATTTTTTAACAGTCAGTCAGACGCCTTTGATTCTGGTAGCCATCAAAGCGGGTGCCGTGGATCACACCCGCGAGCCATGACGGACATTTTCTCTTTGCAGAACGTCAAAAGCGCGATAGGGCGCGAAAAACACCAGCCCAAAAGGCCTCCCGTCAAAACCTTCAGCCAGGGTAAGCTGCCCATGCGACCCAAGATCAGAACCGGATACCCAGTCACCATCCACGGCCAGCCTTTCACCAAGGTCGGCATCGTCTGCGACGCGTCCGCCTACGACACGCGCAACACCGTGGAGGTGGTCTATGTGGACGCAGCCTTCAAGGCCCGGCGCACGATCGTGGCCTGGCGCGGTGACCGCTTCGAGTGGAGCGAACCGAGCTACCCCGGCGTCAACGTCGAAAACGACCCCGACTACGAACTCTACGTGACCACGGTCAAGAACGGCCGCTACTGATCCCGCTGCTCCAGGCGGCAGCGCTGCTCATAGTACGCGCCCGTCCCGCCCATGTCCGTCTCCACGAACCCGATGATGCGGTTCACCCCGCCGCCCGATTTGCCCCACGGCCCACGCCGGTAGACCACGCAGTCCGGATGCATGGACTCGTCCGCCGCGAGCAGCACTTCAATCCGCCCCAGTTCCGTGACCAGCCAGCCCGCGCCGGGCGTGATGCCAAGGGCCTCAAGGGTACGCGGATGCACGGTCACGACCGGCGATCCGCCCTGTTCTTCGGGCAGGATCTGGGAATGGACGAAGCGGCGGTTGATGAGCGTCAAAAGCTGCAGGGGATAGTCCTGCGAGTCCTCCACCGGCGGGTCCAGGCGGGGAGGCAGGCGGTAGAGGCCGTCCCCGTGCCCGAAGCGCAGGTTTTCGAAGGCCACGGCAGGGTGGTTGGAGCGCACGTATCCCGTGCGGCGCAGCTCTTCCAGGCTGGCGCCCAGGCTCGGGGAATCCAGCGCCTGGCGCAAGGCCGCCTCCGGCTCCGGCAGGACCACGGGAGGCGAAAGCCGTCCGCCAAGCTCGGACAAAATCTGATAATCCGTGCGCACCCCCTGCGGCGGCTCCACGGCCTTGGCGCTCCACTGCACGTATTCATGCAGGAAGGAACCCACGACATCCTCCTGCTCGAGCATGAGCGCCACCGGCAGGATCAGGTCCGCGACCTCGGCCGTGTCGGTCATGAAGGCATCGGCCACCACGACAAAATCGAGACCGGCCAGGGCCTCGGCTACAGCCGCAGCCTCCGGAAACTGATTGGCCGGATTGATGCACTCCACCCAGGCCATGCGCACGGGGGGATCGGCGCGGCGAAGCTCCCGGGCCAGATCGGGCATGAGCAGGGTCCGGCCATACGCCGTCTGCGCCTTCCAGGGCAGGACGAGATTGGCCATGGAGCTCAGGCCGAAATAGGCCCCGCCGCCGCTTCTGCCCACCTGCCCCGAGAGCATGGCCAGGGCGTTGATGAAACGCACGTTCTGGCCGCCGAATCGGTAGCGCTGCAGGCCCCAGCCCAGGAGCGTCGCCACGGGCAAAGGCCCGGCGTAATGGTCCGCCAGCAGCGCCACGTCCTCGGGCCTCGCCCCGCACCATTCCAGGAGCCTCGGCCCGGACTCGGCCAGCAGGTCCTCAAAACTCTCCGGCTCGTGGCAACCGGCCGCCACCTCGGGCGCGATGCCCTTGCGGCGCAGCACCTCGCGCAGCACGGCCGCGGCCAGGAAGCGGTCCGTTCCGGGTTTTACGCGCACGAAATGATCCGTGAAACCCTGGGCCGTGTCCTCTCCGGGCGCGATGGTCACCACCGGTACGCCTTTCTTGCGCAGGGCACGGGCCATGGCCGCAAGGTGCACGGAGCCCCGCGCCAGGTCGCGGCCCCAGTTGATGAGCGCCGAGGTGTTCAGGATGTCCGAAATGTCGTTGGTGCGCAGGCTGCCGAAGTCTTTCATGCACGCCTCTATCCCGGCCTCGTCGCACAGTGACCCGTGCAGGCCGGAAGCCCCCAGTCTGCGAAAAAAGAGGTTCGAGAGCGCCTTGACCACGCCCCGGTTGCCCGAACCGCGCACATGCAGGATGGAGCGGGGCTCGTCCCGGTACTGGCCGATCTTTTCAGCGCACAGTCCAAGGGCCTCGTCCCAGCCTATGTCCTGCCAGCGCCCGTCGACTTTGAGCCGGGGCGAGCGCAGGCGATGCGGACTGGCCAGGCGCCTGCGGTGCACGTCGAGTTTGGGACAGACAAAGCCACGCGTGAACGGATGGTCGGGATTGCCGCGCAGGCGCAGGCCGTCCCGCCCATTTTCGGCCACAAGGGAACAGGCATCGGGGCAATCGAGGGTGCAGGCGGTGATGGTCATGTATTCTCCCTGGCAGGCCGCTGAAAAAACGGCAATCTGCTGCGTCAGCGAAACAATCCAGACCGCTTATGTATGCCATATACACCGCGCGTCCTGGATTGTTTCGCTTCCTTGCATCTCACCATTTTTTCAGCGGCCTGCGAATTTTGAATTTTTCAAGCTGTCAACTCAGGATCGGCTACGTGTCCCCAATCGTGTTCGTTTCCGTCAGTGACAGTACTAACGCCAGCGTTGACGGAAGCCAAGGCGGGAGGCAATGGTTCATGCATGTCAAACCTTCTTCATCTGACTTCCCCGCGCCGCGAGCGCGTCGAAATCCTGGGCCGCGCCGTCACGGAACCAAGCCCCGGCACGCCCCTCTATCTGGATCGCATCTCGGCCGGCTTCCCCTCGCCGGCCGACGACTACATCGAAACCGCCCTGGACCTGAACACTTATCTGATCCGCAACCCCGCCGCCACATTCATGGTCCGCGTCAGCGGGGACTCCATGACCGGCGCAGGCATAAGCGACGGCGACGTCCTGGTCGTGGACCGCTCCGAAGAACCCGCCCACAGCAGGATCGTGGTCGCGGTGCTGGACGGCGAACTGACGGTCAAGCGCCTGGTCATGAAGGGGGGGCAGACCATGCTGGCCCCGGAAAACCCACGCTACAAACCCATCATCGTGAACGACGAACAGGATCTGCACGTCTGGGGCGTGGTCTCGGGCGTGGTACGGAAGCTCTAGATGCGCGACTTCTACCTCATGGTCGACTGCAACAATTTCTACGCCTCCTGCGAGCGGGTCTTCGACCCCCGACTGGAGGGCAGGCCCGTGGTCGTGCTGTCCAACAACGACGGCTGCGTCATCGCCCGCTCCGGCGAGGCCAAGGCCCTAGGCATCGTCATGGGCGAACCGGCCTACAAGCGGGAGGCATTCTTCACCCGCAACGGCGTGCACGTCTTCTCTTCCAACTACGCCCTCTACGGGGACATGTCCGCACGGGTCATGCAGACGCTGACGCGGTTCGCGGACGAGACGGAAGTCTATTCCATCGACGAATGCTTTCTGCTGCTGCGGGGTTTGAGCGCCTCCTCCCTGCTGCAGACCGCCCGCGAAATCCGCCACACGGTGCGGCAGTGGACCGGTATCCCGGTCTGTGTAGGCATCGCCCGAACCAAGACCCTGGCCAAGATCGCCAACCGGCTGGCCAAGAAGGAAAGCAGGGACGGGGTACGCCTGCTGGAGGACGATGAAGACATAAACGAGGTTCTGCAGGGTCTCGAAACAGGGGACGTATGGGGCATCGGCCGCAAAAACGCGCAGCGCCTCAGTGCCTGCGGGGTGCGCACCGCTCTGGACCTTAAAGGTCAGGACGACGACTGGATCCGCCGCCACCTGACCGTGACCGGCCTGCGCACCGTGCTGGAGCTGCGCCAGACCCCGTGCATCGCCCTGGAGGAGACCCCTCCCCCGGCCAGATCGCTGGTCTGCTCGCGCTCTTTTGGCACACGCATCGAGAGCCTGGACAGCCTGGAGGAGGCGGTCTCGGCCTACGTGCAGCGGGCCGGGGAAAAATTGCGCCGCAAGGGTCTGGTGGCCGCGGCCGTGCAGGTCTTTGTGGAAACGAACCGCTTTCAGCCGGGCCCCCAGTACACCGGGAGTCGCTGCCGCGCCCTGCCCGCCCCCACGGCCAACACCCTTGACCTGCATGGCCCGGCCCTTGAAATCCTGCGCGAGATCCACAAGCCGGGATACAGATACCAAAAGGCGGGCGTGATTCTCCTGGACCTCTCCCCGGCCTCGGGCCGCCAGCTCTCCTTCCTGGAGCCCCATGGGGAGGAAAAAACCCGCCGCGACGCGCTCATGCTGGCCATGGACCGGATCAACACCGTCCACGGCCGGGGCACCCTGACCCTGGCCGCCTCGGGCCAGGGGAAAAAGGAATGGCACATGCGCCAGGAACGGCGATCACCGAGCTATACCACGTCCTGGGCCGAACTCCCCGTAGCCCGCTGAAACCGTCCACAAATCAATTCTGGACTGCGTTGCTCACCGATTTTGCCGGGCTCATGTGGACGGCTGCACTTCACCCGGCAAAATCAGCTTACCCATGCTGGGCACAAGCGCGCCTTGCCAGAATTGATTTGTGAACGGTTTTAGACTGACTGGTTGTTATGGAATTTTCCGAACTTCAACCTGTTTCACCAAGGAACCTCATGCGTTTTGGACTGTGCTGCCTCTTTGTGGCCGAAAAGATTTCCTTCCGCACCACCACGGCCAAGGTGCTGTCCGCCATGGAACGCAAGAAGGCCCTGGCCAAGGTCTCGGACATCTGCCTGCACAACGCGGACAACCTGCTCCTGGCCGTGCAGGCGGCGCAGCGGCTCGGCATCGGGGCATTTCGCATCATGTCGCCCCTTTTCCCGCGCATGACCCACCCCGAGGTCGGCTACCAGCTTGAAGACCTGCCTCAGGCCGATACAGTCTCCACGCGTCTGTCCGCCGCCAAAAAGTTCGCCCGGGAGCACGACATCCGCCTGAGCTTCCATCCGGACCAGTTCGTGGTCCTGTCCTCCCCCCATGCCCACGTGGTCGAAAACTCCGTGCGCGAACTGGAATACCACGCCTTTCTGGCCGAACTGGTCGGCGCGGATGTCATCAACGTCCACGGCGGCGGCACCTACGGCGACAAAGACGCCGCCCTGGCCCGCTTCGCCGAGGTGTTCAGGCGCCTGCCCGAAAATGTGGCCACGCGTCTCAGCGTGGAAAACGACGATGTGAGCTACACCGTGTCCGACCTGTTGCCCATGTGCACGCACCTGGGCCTGCCGCTGGTCTATGACGTGCACCACCACCGCTGCAACCCCGACGGCCTTGGCGAATGCGAGGCCACGGATCTGGCGGCAACGACATGGCGCGGCCGCGAACCCTACTGCCACATATCCTCCCCGCGCGAGGGCTGGCAGGGCAATCCCAAGCCCCATGCCGACTACATCAACATCGCCGATGTCCCGCAGTGCTGGCATGGCCGCGCCATGACCGTGGACGTGGAGGCCAAGGCCAAGGAACTGGCCGTGGTCAAACTGATGCAGAAGATCATTGGTGGGCAATGATGTTTTTGTCATACATCACTGGACAAAACACGAGGGCAGACTTACAGGGATGACACTGTTTCCCGATCATTGAGGGAGGATATGTCATGATCAACAAAAGAAAATCTCCGAGAAAGGCCAGCCTTGAGCAGTGCAACGTGGAATTGTACGCATCCGCCAGAGGCCCGTTCCCGTCCCGCGTCGTCAACTACAGCGACCGGGGGCTGATGATCGAGATGGATCACCCCCTGACCGCAGGAGAACCCGTAAAAATCCTTTTCCGGCCCGGAGCCGAAAACGCGCAGAGGCTGGGCGAAACCTACTGCGTAGGCATGGTTCGCTGGTGCGCCCCTCAGGACGGTCTGTATTCGAGCAGATACGGTGTCGGCCTTGAGATGGCGCAAGCCTCCGCCAGGAAAAGGTCTTTCCGGGCGGCTTGAATCTGAGTCGTATTTGCCCGGACAAGAGGGTATGTAAAAAAGCCGAATTTCGGCTGATGTCTTTTTTTTGCCAAGCCCAAACCCTACCTGAACAGTCACCACGGGAATCCTGCAGGACCAGCCCCGCCCACAATCGGGTGCTTTGTATCCTCGAATCCAAATTCGAATAGCAGCCTTCGGCTCGCCAGGTATCCTGTGCGTTGCCGTCCGTCTCGTTTTCCCAACCGACTTTACGTCCAGCGAAGATTCGTCGTATGATCTGAATCAGTTCCCATAACCGGCCCGGGGATCGCACTGAAATGGACACCTATCAGACCCTTGTACGCCAAGCGACAGGAGGCGATGCCAAAGCCTTCTCCGAACTTGTGCGCCGGTTCTCGTCCATGGCCCGGGCCGTGGCCCTGCAAAAACTGCGTGATCCCACCCTGGCCGAGGATGCATTGCAGGAAGCGCTGCTGGCCGCATGGCTGCATCTTCCCGGTCTGCGCAACCCTGACGCGTTCCCGAGCTGGCTGCGCGGCGTCGTGACCAACAGTTGCCGTCGCATGCTGCGCACGCGCACCCCGGACATCCTGACGTCCGATCTTGATAATATCGAAAACCTGCCCTCTGATGATCTGGACCCTTTCGAGCACTACGCCCGCTTCCAGACACGGGACATGATCCAGACCTTTCTGGAGGCTCTGTCGGGAGTCTACCGGGAAGCCGCCGTGCAGCGCTATCTGCTGGGCCGCTCCCACGAGGAGATAGCCCTGTCCCTGGGGGTGCCCGTAGGCACCATCAAACGCCGACTGCACGAGACCCGCAACCTGATGATGCGTGCGTTGGGCGGTCAGCGTGCCGAGACCATCCGCGTCGGCTACCTGCCCATCTCGGACCACCTCCTGCCCATGATCGCTCACCAGCACCACGATCAGAGGTCCTTCCATGTCAGCCTGCGTAAATTCCTGTCCTGGTCCGAGCTGACCCGCGCCCTGGTCAACGAATCCCTGGATGCGGCCATGATGATGGCGCCCCTGGCCATGGTCCTGCACAACCGGGGACAAGCCCTGAAGTGGGCGCTGGACGGGCATCACGAAGGCAGCGCCATCACCATGCATGCATCCATGCCCCGCGGCCGCTTCCAAAGCCGCGACCTCGCCGGAACGACCATTGGGCTGCCCCATCCCCTTTCCACCCACGGCATGTTGCTGCGGTCGGTCCTGGGCCTCGGACAGGGGACCGGACCGTTCCGGCCCGTCTACCTGAACCCGTCGTTCATGACCCGGCCCCTGGTCCAGGGAAACCTCGACGGATTCTTCTGTGCCGAACCCTGGGGCCTCATGGCCGAAAACGCCGGGGCAGGGACCGTCATGATCCGCTCCCGCGAACTGGCGCCGGACCACGTCTGTTGCATCCTCGCCGTGCGCACGGATTTCGCGCACAACAAACCCGAACTGCTGAACAACTATCTGAAGCTCATCAAATCCGCCGCGGACTACGCACACGCACGCCCCCGGGAGAGCGCAACCATCCAGTCACTCTACACCGGCGTGGACAGGGAAGCGGCCGCCTTCGTGCTGGACAGCGGATTCGTGACCTTCCGGGATCTTTCTCCCGACAGAGCCAGGGCCGAACACGTCATGGACCTGGCCGTACGCGCTGGCATGCTCGATCGCCCCTGCGACATGAACTCGTTCCTCCTGTCCAGCCACTAATGATTCCGGTCGGTTGCAAACCAACCGAACCTTTTCTCCCCTGCATGGCACTCTCCTTCAATGAGATCTGCGCCATACCGGCGCACGAACGCAAACGAGAGGGGATACCATGATCGAGATACGGCTGGTCCTGCCGAACAGACGGGAGTTCAGACAGGACGTCTACCGGCCCGGAGTCATCTCCCTTTCACGCATCCTGTGGGGCTCCATCGGCGCCGGCCTTTTCCTGGCAGCCATCGCCCTGACCAGCCATGCCACGGGCGTGGGAGTGCTCTACCCTCCCCTGGCCGCCACCTGCTTCATCGGCGCCACCTGCACGTACCTGCGCGTCGCGCGGCCCAAGTCGGTCATCGTCGGGCACTTCATCGCCACGGTGGGGGGGCTCCTGGGCGTGGCCGCAGGCGACCTGCTCTTCGGGGACACCGCCCTGGCCGTGCCCGTGAAGCTGTGCCTCGCAGTGCTGCTCTCGGCCGCGCTCATGCAACTCCTCGACGCCGACCACCCCCCGGCGGCCGCCACGGCGGCCATCCCGGCCATCCTGCCGCTGCCTGCCCCGGCTCTGCTCCTTCCTCTGCATATGGCCTGGGGCGCCGTCCTGGCCGTGATCTTCGGCGTGATCTGGAACCGCTTCTGGTTCGAGTGCCCGCCACCCGAGGAAGGCTGCGGGCGCAGCTGGTTCAATCTGGGCATGGCCAAACCCGACATCATAGGGGGTGGGATCTGCATCCTGGCCACGCTCTTCATGTGTGCCAAGCCATGGAGTGCGGCCGCCTACAATGCCGGTCTCTGGATCATGACGGCAGGACTTGCCATTCTTTCCCTGCACCATTTCTTCGGCGCGCGCGTGCTGGTCACGGAGGTGAAAAACAAGTGCACGCTCGCCACTGCGCCGACAGCGGACGGGCCCGATCCGATTTCCGGGCCAAACACGAAGGAGGAAAAACATGAACAGTAAATGGATTCCCACCGTGTGCTACCAGTGCAAGGCCGAGTGCGCCATCCTGGCCAGGGTGGAGGACGGGGTGCTCAAGGAAATCCGGGGCAACCCGAAGGCCCGCGGCAAGGCCTGCGTCAAGGGCATGGCCGGTGTGTCCCTGGAGTACAGCCCGGATAGGCTGACCCGACCCCTGAAACGGATCGGCAAACGCGGCGAGGGCAAATTCGAACCATGCACCTGGAATGAAGCCCTGGACGCCATCACCGGCAAGCTCGTCGCACTGCGGGACTGTGGCGAAGCCCACAAGCTCACAGCCAGCTTCTTCCCCCATTCCATCAGCGACCCAAAGTGGCGCTTTCTGAACGCCTACGGCGGCTTCATCAACACCGCCCTGCCGCACTGCGACTCGGCCAAGATAGTGGCCTGCATCAAAGCCATGGGCGGCGTGCCCAACCATCACATACCGCCGAATTTCGCTTCCGTGCCCAAGGGCGGAGTCATCATCCTCGCCGGACGTCACGCCATGGGATGCCTCGATGATGCAGCCGTGCCCCGCGACATATTGAACGCCAGGGATCGCGGCGCCATCCTCGTGGTCCTCGACCCCATCTTCACGGCCGACGCTGCCAAGGCCGACTGGTGGATTCCCGTCAAGCCCTCGGGGGACACCGCGCTTTTCACGGGCATGACCCACCACATCGTCATGAACGGGCTCCACAACAAGGGGTTCGTTGAGAACTGGATCCGCGAAGGCGACTTCGACAAATTCAGGGACTATCTCGCGGACAAGACCCCGGAGGCCATGAGCGAGATCTGCGACGTCCCGGCCCAGGACATTGTGAAGCTGGCCGAGATGTGCGCCTCGGCCCCTTCCGTGGGCGTGGACAGCTTCAAGGGCATCATGCTCGGACAGGCCCTGGATTTCGGGCACGCCTGGACCAACTTCCTGGCCGTGACCGGCAACATCGACAACCCCGGCGGCCAGCCCTTGCCCGACCTGACGCCGCTCTCGCCGGTCCTGCCCGCACCGGCCGGCCCGAACCTGGCGGAAAAGGGCTGGCACCGCACAGGGCCGGACAAGGACAAGTTCGGCAACTACTCCTTCATCATGGAGCCTACCTGGTACGAGGCCCAGGCCATCAAGAACGGCGACCTGAAGGTGCTTGTCACGGCGGAGTGCAACCCGGCCCTGACAGAGATGGGCCAGGAGGAGTGGCGCAAGGCCGTGACCATGACCGACGACAAGGGCCAGTATCTGCTGGAAATGCTGATCAGCTACGAGATAATGCTCTCCGAGACAGCCAAATATGCTGACTATGTGCTACCGGACAAAACCTACCTCGAGCGATGGGAACTGCTCTACATGCCCTGGTGGTACAACTTCGGTCATGGCTTGGCCCTGCGCCAGCCCGTGGTCGAAGCTCCTGGTGAATGCAGGCATTCCAACGAGGTCTTCATCGAGCTCGGCAAGCGTCTGTGCCCCGAATACTTCGTCTTCAAGGATGATCTGGAATACTACGACATCCAGCTGGCGGGCCTTGGTCTTTCGGTGGAGAAGCTGCAGGCCATGGGCGGGCTCTGGTCGCCCGGAACCATCGGCTTCAGGAAATATGAGCGGGCCGGCTTCGGCACACCCAGCAAAAAGGTCCACCTCTACTGGGAGGACCTGGAGGATGTGAACCAGGCCCTGCCGCGCGTGGGCCTGGCCCCCGAATATGAGGTCGATGCCGGAGAGTTCCCGTTCTTTCTCATCTCCTACAGGACCATCTTCCACCAGGGATCGGGCCAGTGGACCCACAACAACCCGCAACTGCGCGACCCCATCGGCGGAATCATGGAGAATCCGCTGCTCGTCAATACTGCCTCGGCCAAAAAGCTCGGCATCGAAGACGGGGCGTTAGTCACCGTGCGCTCCCGCACCGGCCGGATCAAAGTCCGGGCCAAGTGCACCGAGCGCATCCGCCCCGACTGCCTGGGCCTGCACCACGGCTTCGGCGCCACCGTCGGCCGTGTGGCGGTGCTTGGCGAAGGAGTCAGCGACAACGTCCTCATCCCGGATTCGGGCATGACGCTCGACTGGCAGGACCTGGTCGGCGGAGAATCGCACGTGTCCACCCGCGTCACCG encodes:
- a CDS encoding error-prone repair protein UmuD; translated protein: MSNLLHLTSPRRERVEILGRAVTEPSPGTPLYLDRISAGFPSPADDYIETALDLNTYLIRNPAATFMVRVSGDSMTGAGISDGDVLVVDRSEEPAHSRIVVAVLDGELTVKRLVMKGGQTMLAPENPRYKPIIVNDEQDLHVWGVVSGVVRKL
- a CDS encoding formate dehydrogenase, producing the protein MNSKWIPTVCYQCKAECAILARVEDGVLKEIRGNPKARGKACVKGMAGVSLEYSPDRLTRPLKRIGKRGEGKFEPCTWNEALDAITGKLVALRDCGEAHKLTASFFPHSISDPKWRFLNAYGGFINTALPHCDSAKIVACIKAMGGVPNHHIPPNFASVPKGGVIILAGRHAMGCLDDAAVPRDILNARDRGAILVVLDPIFTADAAKADWWIPVKPSGDTALFTGMTHHIVMNGLHNKGFVENWIREGDFDKFRDYLADKTPEAMSEICDVPAQDIVKLAEMCASAPSVGVDSFKGIMLGQALDFGHAWTNFLAVTGNIDNPGGQPLPDLTPLSPVLPAPAGPNLAEKGWHRTGPDKDKFGNYSFIMEPTWYEAQAIKNGDLKVLVTAECNPALTEMGQEEWRKAVTMTDDKGQYLLEMLISYEIMLSETAKYADYVLPDKTYLERWELLYMPWWYNFGHGLALRQPVVEAPGECRHSNEVFIELGKRLCPEYFVFKDDLEYYDIQLAGLGLSVEKLQAMGGLWSPGTIGFRKYERAGFGTPSKKVHLYWEDLEDVNQALPRVGLAPEYEVDAGEFPFFLISYRTIFHQGSGQWTHNNPQLRDPIGGIMENPLLVNTASAKKLGIEDGALVTVRSRTGRIKVRAKCTERIRPDCLGLHHGFGATVGRVAVLGEGVSDNVLIPDSGMTLDWQDLVGGESHVSTRVTVER
- a CDS encoding SOS mutagenesis and repair protein UmuC gives rise to the protein MRDFYLMVDCNNFYASCERVFDPRLEGRPVVVLSNNDGCVIARSGEAKALGIVMGEPAYKREAFFTRNGVHVFSSNYALYGDMSARVMQTLTRFADETEVYSIDECFLLLRGLSASSLLQTAREIRHTVRQWTGIPVCVGIARTKTLAKIANRLAKKESRDGVRLLEDDEDINEVLQGLETGDVWGIGRKNAQRLSACGVRTALDLKGQDDDWIRRHLTVTGLRTVLELRQTPCIALEETPPPARSLVCSRSFGTRIESLDSLEEAVSAYVQRAGEKLRRKGLVAAAVQVFVETNRFQPGPQYTGSRCRALPAPTANTLDLHGPALEILREIHKPGYRYQKAGVILLDLSPASGRQLSFLEPHGEEKTRRDALMLAMDRINTVHGRGTLTLAASGQGKKEWHMRQERRSPSYTTSWAELPVAR
- the uvdE gene encoding UV DNA damage repair endonuclease UvsE, with product MRFGLCCLFVAEKISFRTTTAKVLSAMERKKALAKVSDICLHNADNLLLAVQAAQRLGIGAFRIMSPLFPRMTHPEVGYQLEDLPQADTVSTRLSAAKKFAREHDIRLSFHPDQFVVLSSPHAHVVENSVRELEYHAFLAELVGADVINVHGGGTYGDKDAALARFAEVFRRLPENVATRLSVENDDVSYTVSDLLPMCTHLGLPLVYDVHHHRCNPDGLGECEATDLAATTWRGREPYCHISSPREGWQGNPKPHADYINIADVPQCWHGRAMTVDVEAKAKELAVVKLMQKIIGGQ
- a CDS encoding molybdopterin oxidoreductase, with amino-acid sequence MTITACTLDCPDACSLVAENGRDGLRLRGNPDHPFTRGFVCPKLDVHRRRLASPHRLRSPRLKVDGRWQDIGWDEALGLCAEKIGQYRDEPRSILHVRGSGNRGVVKALSNLFFRRLGASGLHGSLCDEAGIEACMKDFGSLRTNDISDILNTSALINWGRDLARGSVHLAAMARALRKKGVPVVTIAPGEDTAQGFTDHFVRVKPGTDRFLAAAVLREVLRRKGIAPEVAAGCHEPESFEDLLAESGPRLLEWCGARPEDVALLADHYAGPLPVATLLGWGLQRYRFGGQNVRFINALAMLSGQVGRSGGGAYFGLSSMANLVLPWKAQTAYGRTLLMPDLARELRRADPPVRMAWVECINPANQFPEAAAVAEALAGLDFVVVADAFMTDTAEVADLILPVALMLEQEDVVGSFLHEYVQWSAKAVEPPQGVRTDYQILSELGGRLSPPVVLPEPEAALRQALDSPSLGASLEELRRTGYVRSNHPAVAFENLRFGHGDGLYRLPPRLDPPVEDSQDYPLQLLTLINRRFVHSQILPEEQGGSPVVTVHPRTLEALGITPGAGWLVTELGRIEVLLAADESMHPDCVVYRRGPWGKSGGGVNRIIGFVETDMGGTGAYYEQRCRLEQRDQ